The following proteins come from a genomic window of Salvia hispanica cultivar TCC Black 2014 chromosome 4, UniMelb_Shisp_WGS_1.0, whole genome shotgun sequence:
- the LOC125221440 gene encoding probable protein phosphatase 2C 40, giving the protein MMMHGETISNSEGEIKVSFGYHCNGENDSSWDRPNYIDIPSSGGLRRANSSFSCLSGAALSANATLANTNICNGLIASEILPTLDSPNSFRRIPSLTNMDLLSSSLQSNMSILSLSPSSPSETLDYESFSLKSMSAPSRSESFLNAMELQIAGGAAGEDRVQAVCSEENGWLFCGIYDGFNGRDAADFLAGTLYETITAHLNLLEWDLDQGLSKGADECFKQSVLSSLQRALNQAESEFLYMVEQEMDDRPDLVSIGSCVLLALLHGKNLYLLNLGDSRAVLATYNKGNEARDSEGLRAVQLTDSHTVDNEDERIRVLNEHPNDPSTLVAGKVKGKLKVTRAFGVGYLKKKDMNDALMGILRVRDLISPPYVSVEPSVVAHEVSDSDHFVVLGSDGLFDFFSNNEVVNLVHFYMLRNPSGDPAKFLVEQLVSRAADSAGMLISCYLALIMLLRKSHFDFNIGFKECELVI; this is encoded by the exons ATGATGATGCATGGTGAAACCATAAGCAATTCCGAAGGGGAGATTAAAGTCAGTTTTGGCTATCATTGCAACGGTGAGAACGATAGTTCTTGGGATAGGCCTAATTATATTGATATCCCGTCTTCTGGTGGGCTCAGAAGAGCCAATAGTTCTTTCTCTTGCCTCTCCGGTGCTGCATTGAGTGCTAATGCTACGTTAGCTAACACAAATATTTGCAATGGGCTGATTGCCTCTGAGATACTCCCGACTCTGGACTCTCCCAATTCATTCAGGAGGATTCCATCTCTAACAAATATGGACCTGCTCTCGTCTTCTCTCCAAAGCAACATGTCGATCCTGAGCTTAAGCCCGTCCTCACCAAGTGAGACGCTTGATTATGAGTCCTTTTCGCTCAAGTCCATGAGCGCTCCTTCGAGAAGTGAAAGCTTTCTCAATGCAATGGAATTGCAAATTGCTGGAGGTGCAGCTGGCGAGGATAGAGTTCAAGCTGTTTGCTCTGAAGAGAACGGTTGGCTTTTTTGTGGTATCTATGACGGCTTTAATGGAAGGGATGCAGCTGATTTTCTGGCAGGAACGTTGTATGAGACAATCACTGCTCACCTCAACTTGCTAGAATGGGATCTGGATCAGGGTTTGTCGAAAGGCGCTGATGAATGTTTCAAGCAGAGCGTGCTTAGCAGCCTTCAACGCGCGCTCAATCAAGCGGAAAGTGAGTTTCTTTACATGGTTGAACAGGAAATGGATGACCGTCCCGATCTAGTATCTATAGGATCTTGTGTGTTGCTTGCTCTACTTCACGGGAAAAACTTGTACTTGCTCAATCTTGGTGATAGTCGAGCGGTGTTGGCTACCTATAATAAGGGGAATGAGGCGAGGGACAGTGAGGGGCTCCGAGCTGTCCAGCTCACCGATAGTCATACTGTCGACAACGAGGATGAAAGAATCCGAGTTCTGAATGAGCATCCCAATGACCCTTCTACACTTGTGGCTGGAAAAGTAAAAGGAAAACTAAAGGTTACAAGGGCTTTTGGGGTTGGTTACTTGAAAAAG AAAGACATGAATGATGCTTTGATGGGTATTCTTAGAGTCCGTGATCTCATAAGTCCTCCTTATGTATCTGTTGAACCTTCTGTCGTCGCACACGAAGTATCAGACTCTGATCACTTCGTTGTGCTCGGGAGTGATGGCTTGTTCGACTTCTTCAGCAATAATGAAGTCGTGAATCTTGTGCATTTCTACATGCTAAGGAACCCTTCTGGTGATCCAGCAAAGTTCCTAGTCGAGCAGCTCGTTTCAAGAGCTGCAGATTCAGCAGGTATGCTGATCTCATGCTACTTGGCTTTAATCATGCTCCTTAGAAAGTCCCACTTTGACTTCAACATTGGCTTTAAGGAATGTGAACTAGTAATATAG
- the LOC125219386 gene encoding 40S ribosomal protein S21-2-like — translation MQNEEGQNMDLYIPRKCSATNRLITSKDHASVQLNIGHLDERGVYTGQFSTFALCGFIRAQGDADSALDRLWQKKKVEARQQ, via the exons ATGCAGAATGAGGAAGGGCAAAACATGGATCTTTACATCCCGCGGAAATG CTCCGCTACCAACCGTCTGATTACATCCAAGGATCATGCTTCGGTGCAGCTTAACATCGGGCATTTGGATGAGAGAGGCGTTTACACTGGCCAATTCTCTACTTTTGCCCTATGTGGTTTCATCCGTGCCCAG GGTGATGCGGACAGTGCTTTGGATCGCCTCTGGCAGAAGAAGAAAGTTGAGGCCCGACAACAGTAG